The nucleotide window GTCTCGAGACGTGGTCGAGGATTGTCGTAGATAACTGGGAGAGGTTGAAGTAGGATATTTCGATTAAAGGAACGGGGCCTTTCGGCCCCGTTAAATTTTTTGAAAAGAGAAGGGATAGATTACAAGCCGCGAACCTTCACCAGGTGAGTGGCGCAGGAGATGCAGGGATCGTAAGCGCGCGCTATCATCTCGAGCTTGAGTTCTATATTCTTTGTATCCTTTTCCTTTACGAGATTATCGGCGCCGATGCGGATGTGCTCTTCGAGCATATCGAGGAACTGCGCTGTAGGAGTAATGATATCGGCGCGGACAACGCGACCTTCGGCAACCTCGTAGTGGTGGTAGAGCGTTCCGCGTGGCGCCTCGACTGCTCCTGAACCGGCGCCCTTGTCTCTTGCCGGCTTGACAATCGACGGATTCTCTTCTATGGCGATGAGCTTATCGATTATCTTTGGAACCTCTTCAAGAGCCCATACGGTCTCTATTGCCTGCGCGACGTTGTTGTACATGGGGTTGCGTATCCACGAGAGATTGTAGCAGCGGCGGAAATGCTCGCCCGCTGCGCCGTCAAGACGCTCGCCAAGAAGATTGAAGCGCGCAAGGGCGCCCACGAAATAAGGCTTGTCGTTGTACAAAGAGCGCTTCGCCATCGAATGCGGAACAACACGCTCGTTCGTCAGCTTGCGGTAGTCCCATACGTTGAATTCGTGACCGTCGGAAATCATTATCTTGTCGCCCGCCCAGCCGTAGCGGTCGTGCTCGGGTTTCGTGCACATGAAGGTCATTCCTTCCTCCATGTAAGTGGGCTGGCGCAGATTGCGGAGTATCTCGACGCCGCGTTCCGCATCAGGGATAAGGGATTCTGCTTCGTACTTGAAGCGCAGAAGGTCAGTCTTGGATGGGTACTTGCCGAATCCGCCGATTACTGGATTCTCTCCGTGAATGGAGCGCGCGGCAGTAAGCTCCATGAGCTTGACCCCGAACTTCTTGACGCGCAATCCTGCCTGAACGTCCTCTAGATAATCCGGAACCATGTGAACGGCTGAGGGGTATCCGAGGTAGTCGGGAAGCGCAAGAAGGAATACGTGCAGGGCGTTGGATTCAATCATCTCGCCGCAGTGCATGAGATCTCTCAAGAGCTGCGCTTTCGGCGGTATCTCTATCTCGAGAGCCTTTTCCATCGCCCGCAGCGCGGCATAGCGGTGAGATAGCGTGCATATGGCGCAAGTGCGGCACGTGAGGCTGACAACCTCTGAGGGGATGCGTCCGACGGCTATGGTCTCAAGAAGTCTCGGGCCTTCGTGGACGTCAACGGTAACCGAGGAGAGCTTGCCCTCCTTGAAGTCGACCGTTATCCCTCCGTGGCCTTCAACCCTGGCGAGCGATTCAATTTTGACTCTTTCAATGCTCATATTTCGCTCCTACTTCTTGGCCTGCTTGGCCTGGACGGTCTTTGCCGGTTTCTTGGTTTCTGCTTCTTCAGCCGCCGAGTGCGCTTCCTGCGGCTTTTTCTTTTCCGGTTGAGGAGTCTTTATGCCTAAAAGGTCTCCGAATCTTCGAACCATCGAAGCTCCGCCGAACAGCCTGAGCTTGTTCAAAATATCGGCCTCGGAGAATTTCTTCTCCTTCAAGAGGTTGATTTCTGAAGCTACGTTGGCTTCGTCCGTCGGACCCCAGCAGCCGATGCACGGCAGGTTGTGATTCGGGCAGCGCGAGTTGCATCCGCCAGCCGTTACTGGACCAAGGCAAAGCTCGCCCTTAAGAAGCAGGCACTCGTTCTCGTTCCACTTGCATTCGGCGCAAACGGGGAATTTTGTGAGCTCTATAGGCATTCCCTGCACGAGCCGCGTTACGGCGTAAAAGAACTGATATTTGTCAATGGGACATCCGGGAAGATAGTAGTCGACCTTGACGTATTCGTCCAAGGGATGAGCCTCGAATGGCTTGGCAACCGTATGCTTGACATCGCCGTAGACCTTCCTGAAGCGCTCGGACCAGTCGTCGCAGCCAAGCCGAGCTGCCTGGGGACCGCCGAAGCAGGCGCAGGAACCGAGTGCCACGATTATTTTGGCGCGCTTGCGGATGCCGGTAAGCATCTCGAGATGGTGATCGGTGGAGATGGAGCCTTCTATGAAAGCGACGTCTATCTCCTCGTCATCATGGGTTTCTCTTGAAGCCATAAGGAAGGAGCGAACGTCAACGGCGCCGAAGATATCCAGAAGCTCG belongs to bacterium and includes:
- a CDS encoding Ni/Fe hydrogenase subunit alpha, whose product is MSIERVKIESLARVEGHGGITVDFKEGKLSSVTVDVHEGPRLLETIAVGRIPSEVVSLTCRTCAICTLSHRYAALRAMEKALEIEIPPKAQLLRDLMHCGEMIESNALHVFLLALPDYLGYPSAVHMVPDYLEDVQAGLRVKKFGVKLMELTAARSIHGENPVIGGFGKYPSKTDLLRFKYEAESLIPDAERGVEILRNLRQPTYMEEGMTFMCTKPEHDRYGWAGDKIMISDGHEFNVWDYRKLTNERVVPHSMAKRSLYNDKPYFVGALARFNLLGERLDGAAGEHFRRCYNLSWIRNPMYNNVAQAIETVWALEEVPKIIDKLIAIEENPSIVKPARDKGAGSGAVEAPRGTLYHHYEVAEGRVVRADIITPTAQFLDMLEEHIRIGADNLVKEKDTKNIELKLEMIARAYDPCISCATHLVKVRGL